The proteins below come from a single Limnobaculum xujianqingii genomic window:
- the purN gene encoding phosphoribosylglycinamide formyltransferase, with amino-acid sequence MKSIVVLISGSGSNLQAIIDACDSEQIDGTISAVFSNVPEAYGLVRAQQSGIATEVVEPKYFSSRTDYDLALADTIDRYKPDLIVLAGYMRILSPVFVNRYAGKLLNIHPSLLPKYPGLHTHSQALSNGDKQHGATIHFVTEELDGGPIILQAAVPVLAQDSEAELIKRVQVEEHRIYPLVVSWFMDGRLAMRDGKAWMDNQPLPPQGYAEVG; translated from the coding sequence ATGAAAAGTATTGTTGTACTCATTTCTGGCAGCGGCTCCAATCTTCAGGCCATCATTGATGCCTGTGATAGTGAGCAAATCGACGGAACTATCAGTGCGGTATTCAGCAACGTTCCCGAAGCTTATGGATTGGTACGGGCACAACAGTCTGGCATTGCTACGGAAGTCGTTGAGCCCAAGTATTTTAGCAGCCGCACCGATTATGATCTGGCACTGGCAGATACCATCGACCGCTATAAGCCCGATCTGATTGTTTTAGCTGGCTATATGCGTATTCTGAGCCCGGTATTTGTTAACCGATATGCGGGTAAGCTGCTAAATATTCACCCTTCTCTGCTACCTAAATATCCGGGCCTGCACACTCACAGTCAGGCGCTGAGTAACGGCGATAAACAACACGGCGCAACCATTCATTTTGTTACTGAAGAGCTGGATGGTGGTCCGATTATTCTGCAAGCAGCAGTACCGGTATTGGCACAGGATAGCGAAGCTGAGTTGATTAAACGGGTGCAGGTTGAAGAACATCGTATCTATCCGCTGGTTGTTAGCTGGTTTATGGATGGTCGGCTGGCTATGCGTGATGGCAAAGCCTGGATGGATAATCAACCTTTACCACCTCAGGGTTACGCCGAAGTCGGATAA
- the upp gene encoding uracil phosphoribosyltransferase, giving the protein MKIVVVKHPLVKHKLGLMREEDISTKRFRELASEVGSLLTYEATADLETEKVTINGWNGPVEIEQIKGKKITVVPILRAGLGMMEGVLEHVPSARISVVGVYRDEETLQPVPYFQKLVSNIEERMALVVDPMLATGGSMIATIDLLKKAGCQSIKVLVLVAAPEGVEALEKAHPDVELYTASIDQGLNEKGYIIPGLGDAGDKIFGTK; this is encoded by the coding sequence ATGAAGATCGTTGTAGTTAAGCACCCACTGGTTAAACATAAGTTAGGCCTGATGCGTGAAGAAGATATCAGCACTAAACGTTTTCGTGAATTAGCCTCAGAGGTTGGTAGTTTACTGACTTACGAAGCAACCGCCGATTTAGAAACTGAAAAAGTGACCATCAATGGCTGGAATGGCCCGGTAGAAATCGAACAAATCAAAGGTAAAAAAATCACCGTAGTACCGATTCTTCGTGCAGGTTTAGGCATGATGGAAGGGGTATTGGAGCACGTTCCAAGTGCGCGTATCAGCGTAGTTGGTGTATATCGTGATGAAGAGACCCTGCAACCGGTACCTTATTTCCAAAAGCTGGTTTCCAATATTGAAGAGCGTATGGCGCTGGTGGTTGACCCAATGCTGGCAACAGGCGGCTCGATGATTGCAACCATCGACTTACTGAAAAAAGCTGGCTGTCAGTCAATTAAAGTGCTGGTGCTGGTTGCTGCTCCTGAAGGCGTTGAAGCATTAGAAAAAGCGCACCCGGACGTTGAGCTGTATACCGCTTCTATCGATCAGGGCTTAAACGAAAAAGGTTATATCATTCCAGGTCTGGGTGACGCGGGCGATAAGATCTTTGGTACGAAGTAA
- a CDS encoding M28 family peptidase: protein MKAYFNINKKWLQVAITCLMTVSLTSCSLFTQSSVEAKYTTPPDVSTERLTQHVKQLSEAYYPRDYTHPENLNASADYIMQQLEPYTDRLSEQKFTVRDKPYRNIIARFGPTEGELIVVGAHYDSYYKTRGADDNASGVAGLLELARLLKQHPPSSPVELVAYSLEEPPFFSTDEMGSSFHARQLVETERQVKLMMSLEMIGYFSDEPDSQDFPLSMMKSLYSDKGHFITVISNMGNRDITAQVKSLMMGASDLPVYSLNAPSFIPGIDYSDHLHYWKQDYPAVMITDTAFYRNHHYHESNGDTWDQLDYQRMAKVVQGVYATVQNLD, encoded by the coding sequence ATGAAGGCATATTTTAATATCAACAAGAAATGGTTGCAGGTTGCAATAACTTGTTTAATGACGGTTAGCCTGACCTCTTGTTCGCTGTTTACTCAATCTTCTGTGGAAGCCAAATATACAACACCTCCAGATGTTTCTACTGAACGGCTAACCCAACACGTCAAACAATTATCCGAGGCCTATTACCCCAGAGATTACACCCATCCGGAAAATCTTAATGCCAGCGCTGATTATATTATGCAGCAGCTTGAGCCTTATACCGACAGGCTTTCAGAGCAGAAATTTACCGTAAGAGATAAGCCTTATCGCAATATTATTGCCCGTTTTGGACCAACAGAAGGAGAGCTGATTGTGGTCGGTGCTCACTATGACTCCTACTATAAAACTCGCGGTGCAGATGATAACGCCAGCGGGGTCGCCGGTTTACTGGAGCTAGCCCGGCTGCTAAAACAGCATCCTCCTTCATCCCCGGTTGAGCTGGTAGCTTACAGTCTGGAAGAACCGCCCTTTTTCAGTACCGATGAAATGGGAAGTTCTTTCCACGCACGGCAGTTAGTAGAAACTGAGCGGCAGGTAAAACTGATGATGTCACTGGAAATGATCGGCTATTTTAGCGATGAACCCGACTCACAAGATTTCCCTTTAAGTATGATGAAATCACTCTACAGCGATAAAGGGCATTTCATCACTGTGATTAGTAACATGGGCAATCGGGACATCACCGCACAAGTAAAAAGCCTGATGATGGGAGCCAGTGATTTGCCGGTTTATTCACTCAATGCTCCATCATTTATTCCCGGAATCGATTATTCTGACCATCTGCACTACTGGAAACAGGACTACCCTGCGGTAATGATTACCGATACGGCATTTTATCGTAATCATCACTATCACGAATCTAACGGAGATACGTGGGACCAACTGGATTATCAGCGTATGGCGAAAGTGGTACAGGGCGTTTATGCCACGGTTCAGAATCTGGATTAG
- the purM gene encoding phosphoribosylformylglycinamidine cyclo-ligase — MTDKTSLSYKDAGVDIDAGNALVDRIKGVVKQTRRPEVMGGLGGFGALCALPQKYREPILVSGTDGVGTKLRLAMDLKRHDTIGIDLVAMCVNDLIVQGAEPLFFLDYYATGKLDVDTAARVVTGIGEGCKQSGCALVGGETAEMPGMYHGEDYDVAGFCVGVVEKSEIIDGSKVSAGDTLIALASSGPHSNGYSLVRKILEVSKTDPQATMLAGKSLADHLLAPTKIYVKSILQMLEQIDVHAIAHITGGGFWENIPRVLPQGTQAAIDESSWQWPEVFNWLQQAGNVSRHEMYRTFNCGVGMVIALPEAQANAAIAQLQSTGEIAWKIGTIKASTSDEQVVIG; from the coding sequence GTGACCGATAAAACTTCTCTAAGCTACAAAGACGCTGGTGTTGACATTGATGCTGGTAACGCTTTAGTCGATAGAATCAAAGGTGTAGTAAAACAAACCCGTCGTCCTGAAGTTATGGGTGGACTCGGAGGGTTTGGAGCACTTTGCGCACTGCCGCAAAAATACCGTGAACCGATTCTGGTATCAGGCACCGATGGTGTAGGCACCAAACTTCGCTTAGCCATGGACTTAAAACGCCACGATACCATTGGTATTGATTTGGTTGCCATGTGCGTTAACGATCTGATTGTTCAGGGTGCAGAGCCACTGTTTTTCCTCGACTATTACGCTACCGGAAAGCTGGATGTAGATACCGCTGCCCGTGTAGTTACCGGCATTGGTGAAGGCTGTAAGCAGTCCGGCTGTGCGCTGGTTGGTGGAGAAACGGCTGAAATGCCCGGCATGTACCACGGTGAAGATTATGACGTGGCCGGTTTCTGCGTTGGAGTAGTAGAGAAATCCGAAATCATTGACGGTAGCAAAGTCTCTGCAGGTGACACGCTGATCGCTCTGGCTTCCAGCGGCCCGCACTCTAATGGCTACTCGCTGGTACGTAAAATTCTTGAAGTCAGCAAAACCGATCCACAAGCCACTATGCTGGCCGGTAAATCACTGGCAGATCATCTGCTGGCACCAACCAAAATTTATGTGAAATCTATTCTGCAAATGCTGGAGCAGATTGACGTTCACGCTATCGCCCATATCACTGGCGGCGGCTTCTGGGAAAATATTCCCCGCGTATTGCCACAGGGTACTCAGGCAGCGATCGACGAATCAAGTTGGCAGTGGCCGGAAGTGTTTAACTGGTTACAGCAAGCAGGTAACGTTAGCCGTCATGAAATGTACCGAACCTTTAACTGTGGCGTCGGTATGGTAATTGCCCTGCCGGAAGCTCAGGCGAATGCAGCCATCGCACAATTACAATCCACCGGTGAAATTGCCTGGAAAATTGGCACCATCAAAGCTTCTACTTCTGACGAGCAGGTGGTTATCGGCTAA
- the thiD gene encoding bifunctional hydroxymethylpyrimidine kinase/phosphomethylpyrimidine kinase, with protein sequence MRINALTIAGTDPSGGAGIQADLKTFSALEAYGTSVMTALVAQNTLGVQSVYRIDPDFVAAQLSSVLDDVRIDSAKIGMLAESDIVQVVAESLKRYSIPYVVLDTVMVAKSGDPLLAPEAVEAIRRQLLPIVSLITPNLPEAAALLDCPVATSEAEMLEQGKALLGMGCPAVLMKGGHLSEAESPDWLITPQQTLRFSAPRIATKHTHGTGCTLSAALAALRPRCDSWEQTIQLAKDYLQQALIMADSLEVGHGIGPVHHFHRWW encoded by the coding sequence ATGAGAATTAATGCATTAACTATTGCCGGCACCGATCCAAGCGGTGGTGCGGGTATTCAGGCCGACTTAAAAACCTTCTCTGCGCTGGAAGCTTATGGCACCAGTGTTATGACCGCGCTGGTGGCGCAAAATACGCTGGGTGTACAGTCTGTTTATCGCATTGATCCTGATTTTGTGGCGGCCCAGCTCAGTTCGGTGCTGGATGATGTGCGTATCGACAGTGCCAAAATTGGCATGTTGGCTGAATCAGATATTGTTCAGGTGGTCGCTGAATCACTAAAGCGCTATTCCATTCCTTACGTAGTACTGGATACAGTGATGGTGGCAAAAAGTGGCGATCCGTTACTGGCTCCTGAAGCGGTAGAAGCGATACGTCGTCAATTGTTGCCGATTGTTTCTCTGATTACGCCTAACCTGCCGGAGGCTGCTGCTTTGCTTGATTGCCCCGTTGCCACCAGTGAGGCTGAAATGCTGGAGCAGGGGAAAGCGCTGTTAGGGATGGGCTGTCCGGCGGTACTCATGAAAGGGGGGCATTTAAGTGAAGCAGAAAGCCCCGACTGGTTGATTACGCCACAGCAAACGCTGCGTTTTAGTGCCCCAAGAATTGCCACTAAACATACTCATGGAACCGGATGCACACTTTCTGCTGCACTGGCGGCATTACGCCCGCGTTGTGATAGCTGGGAGCAGACAATACAGCTGGCGAAAGATTACTTGCAGCAGGCTTTGATTATGGCTGACAGTCTGGAAGTAGGTCACGGCATCGGCCCGGTACATCATTTTCATCGTTGGTGGTAA
- the thiM gene encoding hydroxyethylthiazole kinase → MNSSHNLQPFPGSAAAHWLTQLRTSSPLVHCLTNQVVQNFTANVLLALGASPAMVVARQEAGDFSAIASGLLINVGTLNETQAEAMLLAVESANRAAVPWVLDPVAVGGLGYRTDFAHQLLTMKPAAIRGNASEIMALAGFSSAGRGVDSTDDSLAALPAAIELANRSGAVVAVTGAIDYVTDGQTCYALPFGNPLMTRVVGTGCALSAVVAGFLSLDKEKALELVASACMVMAFCGGVAAEESAGPGSFVPRFLDLLYQLQPEHLMGKTL, encoded by the coding sequence ATGAATTCATCTCACAACCTTCAACCTTTTCCCGGTTCTGCTGCGGCCCATTGGCTGACGCAATTGCGAACCTCTTCCCCTTTGGTTCACTGCCTGACAAATCAGGTGGTGCAAAATTTTACTGCCAATGTTCTGCTGGCTTTAGGTGCTTCACCGGCAATGGTGGTGGCTCGTCAGGAAGCCGGAGATTTTAGCGCTATTGCCAGCGGGCTTTTGATTAATGTGGGAACCCTGAATGAAACTCAGGCAGAAGCTATGCTGCTGGCGGTGGAATCGGCCAATCGTGCAGCGGTTCCCTGGGTTTTGGACCCGGTGGCAGTAGGTGGATTGGGTTATCGTACTGACTTCGCTCACCAATTACTTACCATGAAACCTGCTGCTATTCGTGGTAATGCTTCGGAAATTATGGCGCTGGCCGGCTTTAGTTCAGCAGGGCGGGGCGTTGACAGCACTGATGATTCTTTAGCTGCGTTACCGGCAGCGATTGAGTTAGCCAACCGCAGTGGCGCTGTTGTTGCAGTGACCGGCGCTATTGACTATGTGACCGACGGTCAAACCTGTTATGCATTGCCTTTTGGCAATCCGCTAATGACTCGAGTGGTTGGAACGGGCTGTGCATTATCCGCCGTGGTGGCTGGTTTTTTATCGCTGGATAAAGAGAAAGCACTCGAACTGGTAGCCAGTGCCTGCATGGTGATGGCTTTTTGTGGTGGAGTGGCTGCCGAAGAGTCTGCCGGGCCGGGGAGCTTTGTTCCTCGTTTTCTTGATTTGCTTTATCAACTGCAACCAGAACATCTGATGGGTAAAACGTTATGA
- a CDS encoding HlyD family efflux transporter periplasmic adaptor subunit, whose amino-acid sequence MTELSMQEDMAQQGRRHSSVVWLTLLGGILLFIWASFASLDEVTVGTGKVTPSTRAQVIESLDGGIVSVMSVHEGDIVNKGQVLAQLDPKRFQSNYGEAASRVRTLRASAERLRSELTGAPLEFSPDTLQEPELVARERQLYESRRRNLDETVSNLQRSYNLVNSELKMTQPLIEKGAASRVEVIRLQRQATELQGKIDEARNQYAVRAREEQVKNNAELDAQMEVMAGKADQLDRATLYSPVHGVVKDIQVTTVGGVLPPGGKLMEIVPLEDHLLIETRINPRDIAYIRPDLPATVKLTAYDSSIYGNLDGTVVVVSPDTLQDEVRRDQYYYRVYVRTKNAELHNKNGKRFPIMPGMVANVEIKTGQKTVLEYLIKPLNKLEEALRER is encoded by the coding sequence ATGACTGAACTATCAATGCAGGAAGATATGGCTCAGCAAGGACGCCGTCATTCGTCAGTGGTTTGGCTGACGCTATTAGGTGGAATATTGCTTTTTATCTGGGCGAGTTTTGCTTCATTAGATGAAGTTACCGTTGGAACCGGAAAGGTGACGCCTTCAACCCGGGCTCAGGTGATTGAGAGTCTGGATGGCGGCATTGTTTCTGTTATGTCGGTACATGAAGGTGACATTGTTAATAAGGGGCAAGTGTTGGCACAGCTTGATCCTAAACGCTTTCAGTCTAACTACGGTGAGGCAGCATCAAGGGTGAGAACTCTGCGAGCTTCTGCGGAGCGTTTGCGTTCTGAACTGACTGGAGCTCCGCTGGAATTCAGCCCGGATACCTTACAGGAGCCGGAGCTGGTGGCACGTGAGCGTCAACTGTATGAGTCAAGACGACGCAATCTGGATGAAACAGTTTCTAACTTGCAGCGCTCATATAATCTGGTCAATTCTGAACTGAAAATGACCCAGCCGCTAATCGAGAAAGGGGCCGCCAGTCGGGTTGAAGTGATTCGTCTGCAGCGTCAGGCAACGGAACTACAGGGCAAAATTGATGAAGCACGTAATCAGTACGCAGTGCGGGCCCGTGAAGAGCAGGTAAAAAACAATGCCGAGTTGGATGCTCAGATGGAAGTGATGGCAGGTAAAGCCGATCAACTGGATCGCGCCACGCTCTATTCTCCGGTGCATGGGGTGGTAAAAGATATTCAGGTAACCACAGTGGGGGGTGTTTTGCCTCCGGGCGGCAAGTTAATGGAAATTGTACCGCTGGAAGACCATTTGTTGATTGAAACTCGCATTAACCCGCGTGATATCGCTTATATTCGCCCGGACCTTCCGGCAACGGTCAAGCTGACTGCTTACGATTCGTCTATTTATGGCAATCTGGATGGGACAGTAGTGGTGGTTTCACCGGATACCTTACAGGATGAGGTTCGGCGGGATCAGTACTATTATCGGGTTTATGTGCGAACCAAAAATGCAGAGCTGCATAATAAAAACGGTAAGCGTTTCCCCATTATGCCGGGCATGGTCGCCAATGTAGAGATTAAAACCGGACAGAAGACAGTGCTGGAATATTTGATTAAGCCGTTGAATAAGTTAGAGGAAGCATTGCGGGAGCGTTAA
- a CDS encoding type I secretion system permease/ATPase: MANLPNSDSWITAMSRAAGRFGISTDINALRQQMRWYESLPLPRRLERLSSLMGMQVKIQTATSVRWRNEILPVMAQLQDGSLIVLESLDEEQRVVYWLGDGGDLLREEPLPELLARIQPDVVLLGIAARGQDSRIDEFVQPYREHWFWRHFRHTGRQLAEISLASIISNVLALAGILFSMQVYDRVIPSQSYPTLWVLFVGVLMAALMEFFIRLSRTHISDLMGKHIDLKVSSMFFTRALAIKNDSRPKSTGSFISQLREIDQVRELLTSTTVGAAMDMPFVLLFLAIMAAVGGELVLIPLLAIPLIVIPGLLVQWPMAKLAKEGMRESALRNAVLVESIEGVEDIKALQAEPYFQRQWEQTHKVSAAIGMKQRVWGARLSGWASSVQQITYAGMLVFGAYLVLEGTITTGTMVACSLLSSRTIAPLMQLTMVFSRWQHAKSAMTGLNDLLKKPLDRNTEKPMARCPVLAGHYQLKDVQYSYDEEKSDLALQISSLDIKPGERVAILGKVGMGKSTLLRLLSGQALATKGKVIIDGVDMAQIDPADIRRQVGYLSQDSRLFFGTLRQNLMLGHPHATDQELIQALRISGALTLVQQDASSLDRLINEGGRGLSGGQRQMVLLSRLIVRNPQVVLLDEPTASMDEPTASMDEQLESYVIRQLQSWLVGRSLILVTHRPALLALVDRIVVVDGGKIVADGARDEILNQARHNTNVASIVA; the protein is encoded by the coding sequence ATGGCTAATTTACCCAATTCAGATAGCTGGATAACCGCCATGTCCCGGGCTGCCGGACGTTTTGGCATCTCAACAGATATTAATGCGCTGCGCCAGCAAATGCGCTGGTATGAGAGTTTACCGCTGCCCCGGCGGTTGGAGCGTTTAAGTAGCCTGATGGGCATGCAGGTAAAGATTCAGACGGCGACCAGTGTACGCTGGCGCAACGAAATATTACCGGTAATGGCGCAGTTGCAGGATGGTTCATTGATTGTTTTAGAGTCGCTGGATGAAGAACAACGCGTAGTGTATTGGTTAGGCGACGGGGGCGATTTACTGCGTGAGGAGCCGCTGCCTGAGTTGCTTGCCCGTATCCAGCCGGATGTGGTGTTACTGGGTATTGCTGCCCGTGGGCAGGACTCGCGTATTGATGAGTTTGTACAACCCTATCGTGAGCACTGGTTTTGGCGCCATTTCCGCCATACCGGGCGGCAACTGGCAGAGATTTCACTGGCTTCGATTATCAGTAATGTACTGGCTCTGGCGGGTATTTTGTTCTCCATGCAAGTGTATGACCGGGTTATTCCATCGCAGTCTTATCCTACATTGTGGGTGTTGTTTGTTGGGGTATTGATGGCGGCGTTAATGGAGTTTTTTATCCGCCTGTCGCGTACTCATATTTCAGACTTGATGGGTAAGCATATCGATTTAAAAGTTTCCTCCATGTTTTTTACCCGTGCGTTGGCGATTAAAAATGATTCACGTCCTAAGTCGACGGGCTCCTTTATTTCTCAGCTAAGAGAAATTGATCAGGTACGCGAGTTGCTTACTTCAACCACCGTGGGTGCCGCGATGGATATGCCATTTGTGCTGTTGTTTTTGGCCATCATGGCGGCAGTCGGCGGTGAGTTGGTGTTGATTCCACTGTTGGCTATTCCTCTGATTGTGATTCCCGGTTTGCTGGTACAGTGGCCGATGGCTAAGTTAGCCAAAGAGGGAATGCGTGAAAGTGCCTTGCGCAATGCGGTACTGGTGGAGTCAATCGAGGGCGTTGAAGACATTAAAGCGCTGCAGGCGGAGCCCTATTTTCAACGTCAGTGGGAGCAAACGCACAAAGTCAGTGCTGCGATTGGTATGAAGCAGCGAGTGTGGGGTGCCCGGTTAAGCGGTTGGGCATCGTCGGTTCAGCAAATTACCTATGCCGGAATGTTGGTATTTGGCGCTTATCTGGTGCTGGAAGGCACTATTACCACCGGTACCATGGTGGCCTGTAGTTTGTTGTCTTCCCGTACTATTGCTCCCTTGATGCAACTCACCATGGTGTTCTCTCGCTGGCAGCATGCCAAAAGTGCCATGACCGGACTTAATGACCTGCTTAAAAAACCATTGGATCGCAATACAGAAAAACCGATGGCGCGCTGTCCGGTGCTGGCGGGGCATTATCAACTGAAAGATGTGCAATATAGCTATGACGAAGAAAAAAGCGATTTAGCACTACAGATATCCAGTCTGGATATTAAGCCGGGCGAGCGAGTAGCAATTCTGGGCAAAGTAGGTATGGGGAAATCAACCTTGCTACGGCTGTTGTCCGGACAGGCATTAGCCACCAAAGGAAAAGTGATTATCGATGGTGTCGATATGGCGCAAATAGATCCGGCAGATATCCGGCGTCAGGTAGGTTACCTGTCGCAAGATTCTCGCCTGTTTTTTGGCACGCTGCGCCAGAATTTGATGTTAGGCCATCCTCATGCCACCGATCAGGAGTTGATCCAAGCCTTGCGTATCAGTGGGGCGTTAACGCTGGTACAACAGGATGCCTCCAGCCTTGACCGTTTGATAAATGAAGGTGGGCGAGGGTTATCCGGAGGGCAGCGCCAGATGGTGCTGTTGAGCCGATTAATTGTGCGTAATCCGCAGGTGGTATTGCTGGATGAACCCACCGCATCCATGGATGAACCCACCGCATCCATGGATGAACAGTTGGAAAGCTATGTTATCCGTCAGCTGCAAAGCTGGCTGGTTGGGCGTTCACTGATTTTAGTGACACATCGCCCGGCTTTACTGGCGCTGGTGGATCGAATTGTGGTGGTTGATGGAGGAAAAATTGTCGCAGATGGTGCACGCGATGAAATCCTGAATCAGGCTCGCCATAACACCAATGTTGCATCTATCGTTGCCTGA
- a CDS encoding TetR/AcrR family transcriptional regulator, with product MRPSTKLKQQKIIEVATQLFLKQGYHQTNLDQIIEQCGGSKQTIYSYFGDKRGLLTAVIGRCIEEVEAIFNFKNDDNKTLEQQLVQFGTNYLDTILSPTLLNTFRILLTESQHDQELADFYLNQGPYRITNYLRQFLLSHMEQGHIKHGDPSVACGHLLSLLKGYIQHEALFGVRVPPKTVIKQHVQSAVDCFLNGYRPI from the coding sequence ATGCGCCCATCAACAAAACTAAAACAACAAAAAATTATTGAGGTAGCAACCCAACTGTTTCTCAAACAGGGGTACCATCAAACCAATCTGGATCAGATTATTGAGCAATGTGGCGGTTCCAAGCAGACTATTTACAGCTATTTTGGTGATAAACGTGGCTTACTAACCGCAGTTATTGGCCGCTGTATTGAAGAAGTTGAAGCCATCTTCAATTTTAAAAACGACGACAATAAAACGTTAGAACAGCAATTAGTTCAGTTTGGCACCAACTATCTGGATACTATCTTATCCCCCACATTACTGAATACTTTTCGCATCTTACTCACAGAATCTCAGCACGATCAGGAACTGGCTGATTTTTATTTAAATCAGGGCCCCTATCGTATCACCAACTATTTAAGGCAGTTTCTACTCTCCCATATGGAACAGGGGCACATTAAACATGGCGATCCATCGGTAGCCTGCGGCCACCTGCTTAGTTTACTGAAGGGCTATATTCAGCATGAAGCGCTATTTGGTGTGAGAGTTCCACCTAAGACAGTGATCAAACAGCATGTCCAGTCGGCGGTAGACTGCTTCCTTAACGGTTATCGCCCAATTTAA
- the epd gene encoding erythrose-4-phosphate dehydrogenase — MTIRVAINGFGRIGRSVLRALYESEHHKKISVVAINELADPNGMAHLLKYDSTHGRFARRVRQEGRMLWVDDDAIQLFHQKEIANLPWKSLNVDIVLDCSGVYGSRADGEAHIAAGAKKVLFSHPGGNDLDATIVYGVNHHDLKAEHRIVSNASCTTNCIIPVIKLLDDAFEIRSGTVTTIHAAMNDQPVIDAYHKDLRRTRAANQSIIPVDTKLAAGITRIFPKFCDRFEAISVRVPTINVTAIDLSVTLEVPVSVQDINQLLEHAAKNTFQGIVDYTELPLVSTDFNHDPHSAIVDGTQTRVSGQHLVKMLVWCDNEWGFANRMLDTTLAMIASEQQSEESSAKKLTEQTL, encoded by the coding sequence ATGACCATCCGAGTAGCTATTAATGGCTTTGGCCGTATTGGCCGCAGCGTTTTACGCGCTTTGTACGAATCAGAGCATCATAAAAAAATCAGTGTGGTGGCGATTAATGAATTGGCTGATCCTAACGGTATGGCACATTTATTGAAATACGATTCAACTCACGGGCGCTTTGCCCGTCGCGTTCGTCAGGAAGGAAGAATGTTATGGGTGGATGATGATGCAATACAATTATTCCATCAAAAAGAGATCGCCAACCTGCCGTGGAAATCATTAAACGTTGATATCGTGTTGGATTGCAGCGGCGTTTATGGCAGCCGGGCCGATGGCGAAGCACATATCGCGGCCGGTGCCAAAAAGGTGCTGTTCTCCCATCCGGGAGGAAACGACTTAGATGCCACCATTGTTTATGGCGTTAACCACCATGATTTAAAGGCTGAGCACCGAATCGTTTCCAATGCCTCCTGTACCACTAACTGCATTATTCCGGTGATCAAACTGCTGGATGATGCATTTGAGATTCGCTCAGGCACTGTTACCACCATTCACGCTGCAATGAATGACCAGCCGGTGATTGATGCTTACCACAAAGACTTACGCCGTACCCGTGCCGCCAACCAATCGATCATTCCAGTCGATACCAAACTGGCGGCGGGAATTACCCGTATTTTCCCTAAGTTTTGCGACCGATTTGAAGCGATTTCAGTGCGAGTACCCACCATCAACGTAACCGCTATCGACCTGAGCGTTACGCTGGAAGTCCCTGTCAGCGTGCAAGATATTAACCAACTGTTAGAACATGCGGCTAAAAATACCTTTCAGGGAATTGTGGATTATACCGAGCTGCCACTGGTTTCTACCGACTTTAACCATGATCCTCACAGCGCTATTGTCGATGGCACACAGACCCGCGTCAGCGGTCAGCATCTGGTAAAAATGTTGGTATGGTGTGATAACGAATGGGGTTTTGCCAACCGTATGCTGGATACCACATTAGCGATGATTGCCAGTGAACAGCAATCAGAAGAAAGTTCTGCTAAAAAACTCACAGAACAAACCCTATAG
- the speG gene encoding spermidine N1-acetyltransferase: MLGKPSVKLRPLEREDLRFVHQLDNNASVMRYWFEEPYEAFVELSDLYDKHIHDQSERRFIIEADNNRVGLVELVEINHIHRRAEFQIIIDPAWQGHGYASAAARSAMEYGFSVLNLYKLYLIVDRENEKAIHIYTKLGFETEGILKHEFFINGEYRDTIRMCIFQPQYLARLKQQN, from the coding sequence ATGTTGGGTAAACCCAGCGTCAAGCTACGTCCGCTTGAACGTGAAGACCTCAGATTTGTCCACCAGCTCGATAATAATGCCAGCGTTATGCGCTATTGGTTTGAAGAACCTTACGAAGCCTTTGTTGAGCTGTCAGATCTGTACGATAAACATATCCATGACCAGAGCGAACGGCGCTTTATTATTGAGGCCGATAATAACCGCGTCGGGCTGGTTGAACTGGTGGAAATAAACCATATACACCGCCGGGCAGAATTTCAGATCATCATCGATCCAGCCTGGCAGGGGCACGGCTATGCCAGTGCCGCAGCACGATCTGCAATGGAGTATGGCTTCTCTGTGCTTAATCTATATAAGCTCTATTTAATTGTTGATAGAGAAAATGAGAAAGCCATCCATATATACACCAAGCTGGGGTTTGAAACCGAAGGCATTCTTAAACACGAATTCTTTATTAATGGGGAATATCGCGACACTATTCGCATGTGTATTTTTCAGCCGCAATATTTAGCCCGATTAAAGCAGCAAAATTGA